One genomic region from Vidua macroura isolate BioBank_ID:100142 chromosome 18, ASM2450914v1, whole genome shotgun sequence encodes:
- the EIF4ENIF1 gene encoding eukaryotic translation initiation factor 4E transporter isoform X3 has product MDKRGGATETENGDAFLELNRITTKYPHRYTKEELLDIKERPYSKKRPSCLSEKYDSDGVWDPEKWHASLYPTSGRTSPVESFKKDLDSDRTSLMRRIVDPRERVKEDDLDVVLSPQRRSFGGGCHVTASVSSRRAGSPLEKDSDGVRVIGGRRIGSGRIISSRNFDKDHRGGDSRDARDRDRDRDYKDKRFRREFGDSKRVFGERRRNDSYTEEEPEWFSAGPTSQSETIELTGFDDKILEEDHKGRKRTRRRTASLKEGIECNGGVAEEDEVQAVLANETPADQEVPREAVLQEPAPGEFDFNEFFNLDKSVPGLASMIEDVLGEGSMSASRFSRWFSNPSRSGSRSSSLRSTPHEELERLAGLEQAILSPGQNSGNYFAPIPLEDHSENKVDILEMLQKAKVDLKPLLSSLSANKEKLRESTHSGVVLSVEEVEAGLKGLKVDQEGKIATPFMAEQMEEALNVSGSRQMKKDGDMTAFNKLVSSMKASGTLPSQPKVNQSLESHLMSPPEMSGQPLSKNILQELLGPPITRPASSNVLSGLIGGLEPAASLLTQRAPSPPIPPVFPTRAASADYLRHRISSPIGFGQGSQQLLGDPFPGVRKPMSPVAAQMSPLEIQQAALEGLALPHDLAIHAANFYQHGFGKPQMDKSRDGYRNRQQRMTKSPAPGHRGNASSPAPAASITSMLSPSFTPTSVIRKMYESKEKSKEDPVSGKMKISDVKDENQRPNEGTKLPALQRSACSTPLTQANRCTKEQDYRPKSAGRKTPTMASPVPGGPFLRPVHQVPLVPHVPLVRPAHQLHPGLVQRMMAQGVHPQHLPLLQAGMLPPGVDLSHLQGISAPILGQPFYPLPTASHHILNPRSGTPLQLAMMQQQLQRSGSGAQGSPAGAQTTPQNVLPRTGLSHGHTQLDHRPSQRSGSPIGLAKWFGSDVLQQPLPSMPSKVISVDELEFRQ; this is encoded by the exons gaggAATTGCTGGATATTAAAGAACGTCCCTACTCTAAGAAAAGACCTTCttgtctttctgaaaaatatgacaG tgATGGTGTCTGGGATCCAGAGAAGTGGCATGCATCTTTATATCCAACTTCAGGAAGAACTTCACCAGtggaaagctttaaaaaagaTTTGGATTCAGATCGGACTTCTCTTATGCGCAGGATAGTTG ATCCAAGAGAGCGAGTGAAAGAAGATGACTTGGATGTAGTCCTGAGTCCCCAGAGGCGAAGCTTTGGGGGTGGCTGTCATGTAACTGCATCCGTCAGCTCCCGTCGGGCAGGGAGCCCCCTGGAAAAGGACAGTGACGGTGTCCGCGTGATCGGCGGCCGCAGGATTGGCAGTGGCAGGATCATCTCCTCGAGGAACTTCGACAAAGACCATCGGGGTGGTGACTCCAGGGATGCAAGGGACCGGGATCGTGACAGGGACTACAAAGATAAACGCTTCAGG AGGGAATTTGGTGACAGCAAACGTGTCTTTGGGGAGCGAAGAAGAAATGATTCCTACACTGAAGAGGAACCTGAGTGGTTCTCTGCTGGGCCTACAAGTCAGTCTGAAACCATTGAGCTCACAGGCTTTGATGATAAAATTCTGGAGGAAGATCACAAAGGAAGAAAACGTACGAGGCGACGCACAGCCTCGCTGAAAGAAG gcaTAGAATGCAATGGTGGAGTGGCAGAAGAGGATGAAGTGCAAGCTGTCCTTGCCAATGAAACTCCAGCAGATCAAGAAGTTCCTAGAGAAGCTGTTTTACAAGAAccagctccaggagagtttgACTTCAATGAGTTCTTTAACTTGGATAAAAGCGTTCCTGGCCTGGCTTCA ATGATAGAAGATGTGCTGGGGGAAGGTTCAATGTCTGCCAGCAGGTTCAGCAGGTGGTTTTCTAATCCCAGTCGTTCTGGAAGTCGGTCAAGCAGCTTGAGATCTACCCCTCATGAGGAACTGGAGAGGCTAGCAG GTCTAGAGCAAGCCATTCTCTCCCCTGGCCAGAACTCTGGAAACTACTTTGCTCCCATTCCATTGGAAGACCACTCTGAAAACAAAGTGGACATCCTAGAAATGCTACAGAAAGCCAAAGTGGACTTAAAACCTCTTCTCTCAAGTCTTTCAGCCAACAAGGAAAAGCTTAGAGAGAGCA CACATTCAGGAGTTGTACTTTCAGTGGAGGAAGTTGAAGCTGGGCTAAAAGGTCTGAAAGTGGATCAGGAGGGGAAAATTGCCACTCCCTTTATGGCTGAGCAAATGGAAGAAGCCCTGAATGTCAGTGGCTCCAGACAGATGAAGAAGGATGGGGATATGACTGCCTTTAACAAACTCGTCAGCAGCATGAAGGCAAGCGGGACTCTGCCTTCACAGCCCAAAGTCAAT cagAGCCTTGAAAGCCACTTAATGTCACCTCCAGAGATGTCAGGCCAGCCTCTGTCAAAGAATATTCTGCAG GAACTTCTTGGTCCACCCATTACCAGACCTGCTTCATCGAATGTCTTAAGTGGCCTGATAGGTGGTTTGGAGcctgcagcctctctgctgACACAGAGAGCCCCCTCTCCCCCCATCCCACCTGTGTTCCCAACACGAGCTGCTTCTGCAGATTACCTGCGCCACAGAATCTCTTCACCCATTG GTTTTGGACAAGGTTCTCAGCAATTGCTTGGTGATCCATTTCCAGGTGTAAGGAAGCCCATGAGCCCAGTTGCTGCACAG ATGAGTCCCCTGGAGATCCAGCAAGCTGCCTTAGAGGGACTGGCACTCCCACATGACTTGGCCATACATGCAGCAAATTTCTATCAGCATGGCTTTGGTAAACCACAAATGGACAAAAGCAGAGATGGCTACAGAAACAG GCAGCAGCGAATGACTAAATCCCCTGCACCAGGACACAGAGGGAATGCATCTtctccagcccctgcagcatCCATTACAAGCATG ctGTCTCCTTCCTTCACACCTACCTCGGTGATTCGCAAGATGTATgagagcaaagagaaaagcaaagaggatCCAGTTTctgggaaaatgaaaatcagtgaTGTTAAAGATGAAAATCAGAGACCAAATGAAG GTACCAAACTACCTGCACTGCAGCGCTCTGCATGTTCCACACCTCTTACCCAAGCAAATCGTTGCACCAAAGAGCAAGACTACAGGCCCAAATCAGCTGGTAGGAAGACTCCTACAATGGCCTCCCCAGTACCAGGAGGCCCTTTTCTTCGTCCTGTTCATCAAGTACCCCTTGTTCCCCATGTACCACTTGTACGACCTGCTCATCAACTGCACCCAGGATTGGTCCAGAGAATGATGGCACAGGGGGTCCATCCGCAACATCTTCCTCTGCTGCAAGCAG GTATGCTTCCTCCTGGAGTGGACCTGTCTCACTTGCAGGGAATATCTGCTCCCATCCTTGGCCAGCCTTTTTATCCATTACCAACAGCAAGCCATCACATCTTAAATCCACGCTCGGGGACACCTTTGCAGCTCGCCATGATGCAACAGCAGCTACAACGATCAG gctctggagcacagggaTCACCTGCTGGTGCACAAACAACCCCTCAAAATGTGCTGCCTCGGACTGGATTATCTCATGGGCACACACAGCTTGACCATCGCCCCAGCCAGAGAAGTGGCTCTCCCATTGGCCTTGCAAAATGGTTTGGTTCAGATGTCTTGCAGCAGCCTCTTCCATCCATGCCATCCAAAGTCATCAGTGTAGATGAACTGGAATTCCGGCAGTGA
- the EIF4ENIF1 gene encoding eukaryotic translation initiation factor 4E transporter isoform X1 encodes MDKRGGATETENGDAFLELNRITTKYPHRYTKEELLDIKERPYSKKRPSCLSEKYDSDGVWDPEKWHASLYPTSGRTSPVESFKKDLDSDRTSLMRRIVDPRERVKEDDLDVVLSPQRRSFGGGCHVTASVSSRRAGSPLEKDSDGVRVIGGRRIGSGRIISSRNFDKDHRGGDSRDARDRDRDRDYKDKRFRREFGDSKRVFGERRRNDSYTEEEPEWFSAGPTSQSETIELTGFDDKILEEDHKGRKRTRRRTASLKEGIECNGGVAEEDEVQAVLANETPADQEVPREAVLQEPAPGEFDFNEFFNLDKSVPGLASMIEDVLGEGSMSASRFSRWFSNPSRSGSRSSSLRSTPHEELERLAGLEQAILSPGQNSGNYFAPIPLEDHSENKVDILEMLQKAKVDLKPLLSSLSANKEKLRESTHSGVVLSVEEVEAGLKGLKVDQEGKIATPFMAEQMEEALNVSGSRQMKKDGDMTAFNKLVSSMKASGTLPSQPKVNQSLESHLMSPPEMSGQPLSKNILQELLGPPITRPASSNVLSGLIGGLEPAASLLTQRAPSPPIPPVFPTRAASADYLRHRISSPIGFGQGSQQLLGDPFPGVRKPMSPVAAQMSPLEIQQAALEGLALPHDLAIHAANFYQHGFGKPQMDKSRDGYRNRQQRMTKSPAPGHRGNASSPAPAASITSMLSPSFTPTSVIRKMYESKEKSKEDPVSGKMKISDVKDENQRPNEATDNLLSSSVENADQGTLPTLGTKLPALQRSACSTPLTQANRCTKEQDYRPKSAGRKTPTMASPVPGGPFLRPVHQVPLVPHVPLVRPAHQLHPGLVQRMMAQGVHPQHLPLLQAGMLPPGVDLSHLQGISAPILGQPFYPLPTASHHILNPRSGTPLQLAMMQQQLQRSGSGAQGSPAGAQTTPQNVLPRTGLSHGHTQLDHRPSQRSGSPIGLAKWFGSDVLQQPLPSMPSKVISVDELEFRQ; translated from the exons gaggAATTGCTGGATATTAAAGAACGTCCCTACTCTAAGAAAAGACCTTCttgtctttctgaaaaatatgacaG tgATGGTGTCTGGGATCCAGAGAAGTGGCATGCATCTTTATATCCAACTTCAGGAAGAACTTCACCAGtggaaagctttaaaaaagaTTTGGATTCAGATCGGACTTCTCTTATGCGCAGGATAGTTG ATCCAAGAGAGCGAGTGAAAGAAGATGACTTGGATGTAGTCCTGAGTCCCCAGAGGCGAAGCTTTGGGGGTGGCTGTCATGTAACTGCATCCGTCAGCTCCCGTCGGGCAGGGAGCCCCCTGGAAAAGGACAGTGACGGTGTCCGCGTGATCGGCGGCCGCAGGATTGGCAGTGGCAGGATCATCTCCTCGAGGAACTTCGACAAAGACCATCGGGGTGGTGACTCCAGGGATGCAAGGGACCGGGATCGTGACAGGGACTACAAAGATAAACGCTTCAGG AGGGAATTTGGTGACAGCAAACGTGTCTTTGGGGAGCGAAGAAGAAATGATTCCTACACTGAAGAGGAACCTGAGTGGTTCTCTGCTGGGCCTACAAGTCAGTCTGAAACCATTGAGCTCACAGGCTTTGATGATAAAATTCTGGAGGAAGATCACAAAGGAAGAAAACGTACGAGGCGACGCACAGCCTCGCTGAAAGAAG gcaTAGAATGCAATGGTGGAGTGGCAGAAGAGGATGAAGTGCAAGCTGTCCTTGCCAATGAAACTCCAGCAGATCAAGAAGTTCCTAGAGAAGCTGTTTTACAAGAAccagctccaggagagtttgACTTCAATGAGTTCTTTAACTTGGATAAAAGCGTTCCTGGCCTGGCTTCA ATGATAGAAGATGTGCTGGGGGAAGGTTCAATGTCTGCCAGCAGGTTCAGCAGGTGGTTTTCTAATCCCAGTCGTTCTGGAAGTCGGTCAAGCAGCTTGAGATCTACCCCTCATGAGGAACTGGAGAGGCTAGCAG GTCTAGAGCAAGCCATTCTCTCCCCTGGCCAGAACTCTGGAAACTACTTTGCTCCCATTCCATTGGAAGACCACTCTGAAAACAAAGTGGACATCCTAGAAATGCTACAGAAAGCCAAAGTGGACTTAAAACCTCTTCTCTCAAGTCTTTCAGCCAACAAGGAAAAGCTTAGAGAGAGCA CACATTCAGGAGTTGTACTTTCAGTGGAGGAAGTTGAAGCTGGGCTAAAAGGTCTGAAAGTGGATCAGGAGGGGAAAATTGCCACTCCCTTTATGGCTGAGCAAATGGAAGAAGCCCTGAATGTCAGTGGCTCCAGACAGATGAAGAAGGATGGGGATATGACTGCCTTTAACAAACTCGTCAGCAGCATGAAGGCAAGCGGGACTCTGCCTTCACAGCCCAAAGTCAAT cagAGCCTTGAAAGCCACTTAATGTCACCTCCAGAGATGTCAGGCCAGCCTCTGTCAAAGAATATTCTGCAG GAACTTCTTGGTCCACCCATTACCAGACCTGCTTCATCGAATGTCTTAAGTGGCCTGATAGGTGGTTTGGAGcctgcagcctctctgctgACACAGAGAGCCCCCTCTCCCCCCATCCCACCTGTGTTCCCAACACGAGCTGCTTCTGCAGATTACCTGCGCCACAGAATCTCTTCACCCATTG GTTTTGGACAAGGTTCTCAGCAATTGCTTGGTGATCCATTTCCAGGTGTAAGGAAGCCCATGAGCCCAGTTGCTGCACAG ATGAGTCCCCTGGAGATCCAGCAAGCTGCCTTAGAGGGACTGGCACTCCCACATGACTTGGCCATACATGCAGCAAATTTCTATCAGCATGGCTTTGGTAAACCACAAATGGACAAAAGCAGAGATGGCTACAGAAACAG GCAGCAGCGAATGACTAAATCCCCTGCACCAGGACACAGAGGGAATGCATCTtctccagcccctgcagcatCCATTACAAGCATG ctGTCTCCTTCCTTCACACCTACCTCGGTGATTCGCAAGATGTATgagagcaaagagaaaagcaaagaggatCCAGTTTctgggaaaatgaaaatcagtgaTGTTAAAGATGAAAATCAGAGACCAAATGAAG CTACAGATAACCTACTGTCTAGTTCTGTGGAGAATGCAGATCAAGGAACTTTGCCCACCTTAGGTACCAAACTACCTGCACTGCAGCGCTCTGCATGTTCCACACCTCTTACCCAAGCAAATCGTTGCACCAAAGAGCAAGACTACAGGCCCAAATCAGCTGGTAGGAAGACTCCTACAATGGCCTCCCCAGTACCAGGAGGCCCTTTTCTTCGTCCTGTTCATCAAGTACCCCTTGTTCCCCATGTACCACTTGTACGACCTGCTCATCAACTGCACCCAGGATTGGTCCAGAGAATGATGGCACAGGGGGTCCATCCGCAACATCTTCCTCTGCTGCAAGCAG GTATGCTTCCTCCTGGAGTGGACCTGTCTCACTTGCAGGGAATATCTGCTCCCATCCTTGGCCAGCCTTTTTATCCATTACCAACAGCAAGCCATCACATCTTAAATCCACGCTCGGGGACACCTTTGCAGCTCGCCATGATGCAACAGCAGCTACAACGATCAG gctctggagcacagggaTCACCTGCTGGTGCACAAACAACCCCTCAAAATGTGCTGCCTCGGACTGGATTATCTCATGGGCACACACAGCTTGACCATCGCCCCAGCCAGAGAAGTGGCTCTCCCATTGGCCTTGCAAAATGGTTTGGTTCAGATGTCTTGCAGCAGCCTCTTCCATCCATGCCATCCAAAGTCATCAGTGTAGATGAACTGGAATTCCGGCAGTGA
- the EIF4ENIF1 gene encoding eukaryotic translation initiation factor 4E transporter isoform X6 has product MDKRGGATETENGDAFLELNRITTKYPHRYTKEELLDIKERPYSKKRPSCLSEKYDSDGVWDPEKWHASLYPTSGRTSPVESFKKDLDSDRTSLMRRIVDPRERVKEDDLDVVLSPQRRSFGGGCHVTASVSSRRAGSPLEKDSDGVRVIGGRRIGSGRIISSRNFDKDHRGGDSRDARDRDRDRDYKDKRFRREFGDSKRVFGERRRNDSYTEEEPEWFSAGPTSQSETIELTGFDDKILEEDHKGRKRTRRRTASLKEGIECNGGVAEEDEVQAVLANETPADQEVPREAVLQEPAPGEFDFNEFFNLDKSVPGLASMIEDVLGEGSMSASRFSRWFSNPSRSGSRSSSLRSTPHEELERLAGLEQAILSPGQNSGNYFAPIPLEDHSENKVDILEMLQKAKVDLKPLLSSLSANKEKLRESTHSGVVLSVEEVEAGLKGLKVDQEGKIATPFMAEQMEEALNVSGSRQMKKDGDMTAFNKLVSSMKASGTLPSQPKVNQSLESHLMSPPEMSGQPLSKNILQELLGPPITRPASSNVLSGLIGGLEPAASLLTQRAPSPPIPPVFPTRAASADYLRHRISSPIGFGQGSQQLLGDPFPGVRKPMSPVAAQMSPLEIQQAALEGLALPHDLAIHAANFYQHGFGKPQMDKSRDGYRNRQQRMTKSPAPGHRGNASSPAPAASITSMLSPSFTPTSVIRKMYESKEKSKEDPVSGKMKISDVKDENQRPNEGLVQRMMAQGVHPQHLPLLQAGMLPPGVDLSHLQGISAPILGQPFYPLPTASHHILNPRSGTPLQLAMMQQQLQRSGSGAQGSPAGAQTTPQNVLPRTGLSHGHTQLDHRPSQRSGSPIGLAKWFGSDVLQQPLPSMPSKVISVDELEFRQ; this is encoded by the exons gaggAATTGCTGGATATTAAAGAACGTCCCTACTCTAAGAAAAGACCTTCttgtctttctgaaaaatatgacaG tgATGGTGTCTGGGATCCAGAGAAGTGGCATGCATCTTTATATCCAACTTCAGGAAGAACTTCACCAGtggaaagctttaaaaaagaTTTGGATTCAGATCGGACTTCTCTTATGCGCAGGATAGTTG ATCCAAGAGAGCGAGTGAAAGAAGATGACTTGGATGTAGTCCTGAGTCCCCAGAGGCGAAGCTTTGGGGGTGGCTGTCATGTAACTGCATCCGTCAGCTCCCGTCGGGCAGGGAGCCCCCTGGAAAAGGACAGTGACGGTGTCCGCGTGATCGGCGGCCGCAGGATTGGCAGTGGCAGGATCATCTCCTCGAGGAACTTCGACAAAGACCATCGGGGTGGTGACTCCAGGGATGCAAGGGACCGGGATCGTGACAGGGACTACAAAGATAAACGCTTCAGG AGGGAATTTGGTGACAGCAAACGTGTCTTTGGGGAGCGAAGAAGAAATGATTCCTACACTGAAGAGGAACCTGAGTGGTTCTCTGCTGGGCCTACAAGTCAGTCTGAAACCATTGAGCTCACAGGCTTTGATGATAAAATTCTGGAGGAAGATCACAAAGGAAGAAAACGTACGAGGCGACGCACAGCCTCGCTGAAAGAAG gcaTAGAATGCAATGGTGGAGTGGCAGAAGAGGATGAAGTGCAAGCTGTCCTTGCCAATGAAACTCCAGCAGATCAAGAAGTTCCTAGAGAAGCTGTTTTACAAGAAccagctccaggagagtttgACTTCAATGAGTTCTTTAACTTGGATAAAAGCGTTCCTGGCCTGGCTTCA ATGATAGAAGATGTGCTGGGGGAAGGTTCAATGTCTGCCAGCAGGTTCAGCAGGTGGTTTTCTAATCCCAGTCGTTCTGGAAGTCGGTCAAGCAGCTTGAGATCTACCCCTCATGAGGAACTGGAGAGGCTAGCAG GTCTAGAGCAAGCCATTCTCTCCCCTGGCCAGAACTCTGGAAACTACTTTGCTCCCATTCCATTGGAAGACCACTCTGAAAACAAAGTGGACATCCTAGAAATGCTACAGAAAGCCAAAGTGGACTTAAAACCTCTTCTCTCAAGTCTTTCAGCCAACAAGGAAAAGCTTAGAGAGAGCA CACATTCAGGAGTTGTACTTTCAGTGGAGGAAGTTGAAGCTGGGCTAAAAGGTCTGAAAGTGGATCAGGAGGGGAAAATTGCCACTCCCTTTATGGCTGAGCAAATGGAAGAAGCCCTGAATGTCAGTGGCTCCAGACAGATGAAGAAGGATGGGGATATGACTGCCTTTAACAAACTCGTCAGCAGCATGAAGGCAAGCGGGACTCTGCCTTCACAGCCCAAAGTCAAT cagAGCCTTGAAAGCCACTTAATGTCACCTCCAGAGATGTCAGGCCAGCCTCTGTCAAAGAATATTCTGCAG GAACTTCTTGGTCCACCCATTACCAGACCTGCTTCATCGAATGTCTTAAGTGGCCTGATAGGTGGTTTGGAGcctgcagcctctctgctgACACAGAGAGCCCCCTCTCCCCCCATCCCACCTGTGTTCCCAACACGAGCTGCTTCTGCAGATTACCTGCGCCACAGAATCTCTTCACCCATTG GTTTTGGACAAGGTTCTCAGCAATTGCTTGGTGATCCATTTCCAGGTGTAAGGAAGCCCATGAGCCCAGTTGCTGCACAG ATGAGTCCCCTGGAGATCCAGCAAGCTGCCTTAGAGGGACTGGCACTCCCACATGACTTGGCCATACATGCAGCAAATTTCTATCAGCATGGCTTTGGTAAACCACAAATGGACAAAAGCAGAGATGGCTACAGAAACAG GCAGCAGCGAATGACTAAATCCCCTGCACCAGGACACAGAGGGAATGCATCTtctccagcccctgcagcatCCATTACAAGCATG ctGTCTCCTTCCTTCACACCTACCTCGGTGATTCGCAAGATGTATgagagcaaagagaaaagcaaagaggatCCAGTTTctgggaaaatgaaaatcagtgaTGTTAAAGATGAAAATCAGAGACCAAATGAAG GATTGGTCCAGAGAATGATGGCACAGGGGGTCCATCCGCAACATCTTCCTCTGCTGCAAGCAG GTATGCTTCCTCCTGGAGTGGACCTGTCTCACTTGCAGGGAATATCTGCTCCCATCCTTGGCCAGCCTTTTTATCCATTACCAACAGCAAGCCATCACATCTTAAATCCACGCTCGGGGACACCTTTGCAGCTCGCCATGATGCAACAGCAGCTACAACGATCAG gctctggagcacagggaTCACCTGCTGGTGCACAAACAACCCCTCAAAATGTGCTGCCTCGGACTGGATTATCTCATGGGCACACACAGCTTGACCATCGCCCCAGCCAGAGAAGTGGCTCTCCCATTGGCCTTGCAAAATGGTTTGGTTCAGATGTCTTGCAGCAGCCTCTTCCATCCATGCCATCCAAAGTCATCAGTGTAGATGAACTGGAATTCCGGCAGTGA